From Actinosynnema mirum DSM 43827, a single genomic window includes:
- a CDS encoding GNAT family N-acetyltransferase produces the protein MRAEARPRTGPTAPGGGLVFRAWRAEDAEVALALYGGDGGGRGLSPRVGPVPDLAAMRLLLAGWIAEGGSLESPAGRWAVQRVADGRVVGGAALLPLPPGGEDWEVDWLSEPGAREAAECVTSLAAWAFGHGVTEVFSVVRLAGQDVAPVEDAADDVVGDRDGMGWVGETGKYFGQGTRVFRLRPGDLDPAARG, from the coding sequence GTGCGGGCTGAGGCCCGGCCCCGCACGGGGCCGACCGCGCCGGGCGGCGGGCTGGTGTTCCGCGCCTGGCGCGCGGAGGACGCCGAGGTCGCGCTGGCGCTCTACGGCGGCGACGGCGGCGGGCGGGGGCTGAGCCCCAGGGTGGGGCCGGTGCCCGACCTGGCCGCCATGCGGCTGCTGCTCGCGGGCTGGATCGCCGAGGGCGGGTCGCTGGAGTCGCCCGCCGGGCGGTGGGCGGTGCAGCGGGTCGCCGACGGGCGGGTGGTCGGCGGGGCCGCGCTGCTGCCGCTGCCGCCCGGTGGCGAGGACTGGGAGGTCGACTGGCTGTCCGAGCCGGGCGCGCGGGAGGCCGCCGAGTGCGTGACCTCGCTGGCGGCGTGGGCGTTCGGCCACGGCGTCACCGAGGTGTTCTCCGTGGTCCGGCTGGCCGGTCAGGACGTCGCGCCGGTCGAGGACGCGGCGGACGACGTGGTGGGCGACCGGGACGGCATGGGCTGGGTCGGGGAGACCGGGAAGTACTTCGGGCAGGGCACGCGGGTGTTCCGGCTGCGCCCTGGGGACTTGGACCCGGCGGCGCGCGGGTGA
- a CDS encoding DUF6292 family protein, with protein sequence MTRSRTSTRPGPKSALPPRRESRSREDVPARGGVPARGTGQERAPLPRRSPAAWQGVPAQAGPERSAEDGGDVVKHDGAHVLADALADYVQVVAEAVGVSIEGTSFEVTDTATAYLALGNRAEAHPDRDLMLVWSAPSGWVVSVETRPGEEPVVLSRPAGDLVPAPEVVAELVAEAVAGGVGVGRPLALVREADWAGLARRMRRRAGSR encoded by the coding sequence ATGACGCGAAGCAGGACATCCACCCGACCCGGCCCGAAGAGCGCCCTCCCGCCCCGGCGGGAGAGCAGGTCCCGCGAGGACGTCCCGGCACGGGGCGGCGTCCCGGCGCGCGGGACGGGTCAGGAACGCGCGCCACTCCCCCGGCGCTCCCCGGCGGCGTGGCAGGGGGTGCCCGCCCAGGCGGGGCCCGAGCGGTCCGCCGAGGACGGGGGCGACGTGGTCAAGCACGACGGCGCGCACGTGCTGGCGGACGCGCTCGCCGACTACGTCCAGGTGGTGGCCGAGGCCGTCGGGGTCTCGATCGAGGGGACCTCGTTCGAGGTCACCGACACCGCCACCGCCTACCTCGCGCTGGGCAACCGCGCCGAGGCGCACCCCGACCGGGACCTGATGCTGGTCTGGAGCGCGCCGAGCGGCTGGGTGGTGTCGGTCGAGACCCGCCCCGGCGAGGAGCCCGTGGTGCTGTCCCGCCCGGCGGGCGACCTGGTGCCCGCGCCGGAGGTGGTGGCCGAGCTGGTCGCCGAGGCCGTCGCGGGCGGCGTCGGGGTCGGACGCCCGCTGGCGCTGGTCCGCGAGGCGGACTGGGCCGGGCTCGCCAGGCGGATGCGCCGCCGCGCGGGGTCCCGATGA
- the ligA gene encoding NAD-dependent DNA ligase LigA, which produces MNAEERIRDLADRVVSLRDAYYRGSPLVADAEYDATEDELRSLIAANPELTPDPNPLDQVGAPAVLHAPVRHARPMLSLEKATQPEQVAAFLDRFPGQPVVVMPKLDGLSLSLVYEGGALLRAVTRGDGTTGDDVTPLVRALADGVPTRVPAPGRVEVRGEAVMLRSTFTAYNEAHPDKPLINPRNAAAGTLRAKDPATVAGRRLRFLAFELDTDAEAGAGVGADLEEGLRALGFTPADMRHAADAEAAQRVITGIETGRADLDYDLDGAVLRLADRRAYAAAGTRSNSPRGALAFKFAAEEKTTLLVDVVWDVGKTGKVVPVAHLEPVFVGGTTVTRATLANQEVIKARGVMVGDTVLVRRAGDVIPFVAGVLDAAKRTGEEREIVPPSTCPSCDQPLTEQGNSRELFCTNVSCAAQTVRRLIHWASRAAADIDAIGPVWIERFAEAGLLEHPSDFYLLTKEQLLEFERVGETSATRMIESIAASRAVGLRRALIGFAVPMASEGTATRLCRAGFGSLEEVADAGEERLVEVEDIGPKVAASLTEHLARLRPELTRLRQRGVSLDVRDEDLPPVVASDAPLAGKTVVITGAISDPRSGEKVARPAFQRLCEKAGATTASSVSANTDMLITGAEVGAGKTAKAEKLGVAVVDQGEIWAQLIAAGVA; this is translated from the coding sequence GTGAACGCCGAAGAGCGCATCCGCGACCTCGCCGACCGAGTCGTCAGCCTGCGCGACGCCTACTACCGCGGCTCGCCGCTGGTCGCCGACGCGGAGTACGACGCGACCGAGGACGAGCTGCGGTCCCTGATCGCCGCCAACCCCGAGCTGACCCCCGACCCCAACCCGCTCGACCAGGTCGGCGCCCCCGCCGTGCTGCACGCCCCCGTGCGGCACGCGCGACCCATGCTGTCGCTGGAGAAGGCCACCCAGCCCGAGCAGGTCGCGGCGTTCCTCGACCGCTTCCCCGGCCAACCGGTCGTCGTCATGCCGAAGCTCGACGGCCTCTCCCTCTCCCTGGTCTACGAGGGCGGCGCGCTGCTGCGCGCGGTCACCAGGGGCGACGGCACGACCGGCGACGACGTGACCCCGCTGGTGCGCGCGCTGGCCGACGGCGTGCCCACCCGCGTGCCCGCGCCGGGCCGGGTCGAGGTGCGCGGCGAGGCGGTCATGCTGCGCTCGACGTTCACCGCCTACAACGAGGCGCACCCGGACAAGCCGCTGATCAACCCGCGCAACGCGGCGGCGGGAACCCTGCGCGCCAAGGACCCGGCCACGGTCGCCGGGCGCAGGCTGCGGTTCCTGGCGTTCGAGCTGGACACCGACGCGGAGGCGGGCGCCGGGGTGGGCGCCGACCTGGAGGAGGGCCTGCGCGCGCTCGGCTTCACCCCGGCCGACATGCGCCACGCCGCCGACGCCGAGGCCGCCCAGCGGGTGATCACCGGGATCGAGACCGGCCGGGCGGACCTGGACTACGACCTGGACGGGGCGGTGCTGCGGCTGGCCGACCGCCGCGCCTACGCCGCCGCCGGGACGCGCTCGAACTCGCCGCGCGGGGCGCTGGCGTTCAAGTTCGCCGCCGAGGAGAAGACCACGCTGCTGGTGGACGTGGTCTGGGACGTGGGCAAGACCGGCAAGGTCGTCCCGGTGGCGCACCTGGAGCCGGTGTTCGTCGGCGGCACCACGGTCACCAGGGCGACCCTGGCCAACCAGGAGGTCATCAAGGCGCGCGGCGTCATGGTCGGCGACACGGTGCTGGTGCGCCGCGCGGGCGACGTGATCCCGTTCGTGGCGGGTGTGCTGGACGCCGCCAAGCGCACCGGCGAGGAGCGCGAGATCGTGCCCCCGTCGACCTGCCCGTCGTGCGACCAGCCGCTCACCGAGCAGGGCAACAGCCGCGAGCTGTTCTGCACCAACGTCTCCTGCGCGGCGCAGACCGTCCGCAGGCTGATCCACTGGGCCTCGCGCGCCGCCGCCGACATCGACGCGATCGGTCCGGTGTGGATCGAGCGCTTCGCCGAGGCCGGGCTGCTGGAGCACCCGTCTGACTTCTACCTGCTCACCAAGGAGCAGCTGCTGGAGTTCGAGCGGGTCGGCGAGACCTCGGCCACCCGCATGATCGAGTCGATCGCCGCGAGCCGGGCCGTCGGCCTGCGCAGGGCGCTGATCGGCTTCGCCGTGCCGATGGCGTCCGAGGGCACCGCGACCCGCCTGTGCCGCGCGGGCTTCGGCTCGCTGGAGGAGGTCGCGGACGCGGGCGAGGAGCGCCTGGTGGAGGTCGAGGACATCGGCCCGAAGGTCGCGGCGTCGCTGACCGAGCACCTGGCCAGGCTCCGCCCCGAGCTCACCCGGTTGCGCCAGCGCGGCGTGTCCCTGGACGTGCGCGACGAGGACCTGCCCCCGGTGGTCGCCTCGGACGCGCCGCTGGCGGGCAAGACGGTGGTGATCACCGGGGCGATCAGCGACCCGAGGTCGGGCGAGAAGGTGGCCAGGCCCGCGTTCCAGCGCCTGTGCGAGAAGGCGGGCGCGACCACGGCGTCCTCGGTGTCGGCCAACACGGACATGCTCATCACCGGGGCCGAGGTCGGCGCGGGCAAGACCGCGAAGGCGGAGAAGCTGGGCGTGGCAGTGGTGGACCAGGGGGAGATCTGGGCGCAGCTGATCGCTGCTGGGGTCGCCTGA
- a CDS encoding S8 family serine peptidase — translation MRPLHRLAVAAITVAATAAPVPAALAAPAEPASPATDETRRVTLITGDVVTASRHGSAWSLETAPAPDRGHLRFHECERGGDRYVLPDDAAAQVASGRLDVELFNVTGLVRQGYDDAGVDATPLLVRGPAAESSTADAGQVPPSIGARVTDVPKSGAGTYRAELSAPRVADAGETRIWLNGKVRATLGGSGAASGGQHRGVAPEADLLVGKVLDGWGTDAGIIAGMEWAAREADADVINMSLGSGPTDDTDPMALAVDALTAETGALFVIAAGDSGRDEFVGSPATADSALAVGSVEKDDSLSGFSGRGPRTGRYATKPESAAPGGSVVATEAGTGGYRGMSGTSMAAPHVAGAAAILAQRHPDRTAELLKPALVSTSAGVAADALAVAWTWRAR, via the coding sequence GTGAGACCACTCCACCGCCTAGCGGTCGCCGCGATCACCGTCGCCGCGACCGCCGCACCCGTCCCCGCCGCGCTCGCGGCGCCCGCCGAACCCGCCTCCCCCGCCACCGACGAGACCCGGCGCGTCACGCTGATCACCGGCGACGTCGTCACCGCCAGCCGGCACGGCTCCGCGTGGAGCCTGGAGACCGCGCCGGCCCCGGACCGGGGGCACCTGCGGTTCCACGAGTGCGAGCGGGGCGGCGACCGGTACGTGCTGCCGGACGACGCCGCCGCGCAGGTCGCCTCCGGGCGGCTGGACGTCGAGCTGTTCAACGTCACCGGCCTGGTCCGGCAGGGCTACGACGACGCGGGCGTCGACGCCACGCCGCTGCTGGTGCGCGGTCCGGCCGCCGAGTCCTCGACCGCCGACGCCGGGCAGGTGCCGCCCTCGATCGGGGCGCGGGTGACCGACGTGCCCAAGTCCGGCGCCGGGACCTACCGGGCCGAGCTGTCCGCGCCGCGCGTCGCCGACGCGGGTGAGACCAGGATCTGGCTCAACGGCAAGGTCAGGGCCACGCTCGGCGGCAGCGGCGCGGCCTCCGGCGGCCAGCACCGGGGCGTGGCCCCCGAGGCGGACCTGCTCGTCGGCAAGGTGCTCGACGGCTGGGGCACCGACGCCGGGATCATCGCGGGCATGGAGTGGGCCGCCCGCGAGGCCGACGCCGACGTGATCAACATGAGTCTCGGCAGCGGGCCGACGGACGACACCGACCCGATGGCGCTGGCCGTGGACGCGCTCACCGCCGAGACCGGCGCGCTGTTCGTGATCGCGGCGGGCGACTCCGGGCGCGACGAGTTCGTGGGCTCGCCCGCGACCGCCGACTCGGCGCTGGCCGTGGGCAGCGTGGAGAAGGACGACTCGCTGTCCGGGTTCTCCGGCCGGGGACCGCGCACCGGCCGGTACGCCACCAAGCCCGAGAGCGCCGCGCCCGGCGGTTCGGTCGTCGCGACCGAGGCGGGCACCGGCGGCTACCGCGGCATGTCCGGCACGTCGATGGCGGCGCCGCACGTGGCGGGCGCGGCGGCGATCCTCGCCCAGCGGCACCCGGACCGGACGGCGGAGCTGCTCAAGCCCGCGCTGGTGTCCACCTCGGCGGGCGTCGCGGCGGACGCGCTGGCGGTCGCGTGGACGTGGCGCGCGCGGTGA
- a CDS encoding DUF4132 domain-containing protein codes for MAEPGNPPQRAFTVPKPWWKHVHPRRGGGVPSKVKVTEAGAAEGRAMLATALGRTEGAFAHPVSDPALVRAAREHLGGASNPVGAAAVAALAADGVQAHVVDAWVHDHGLAFAACAALESGDLAAVAQRYGDESAALVRLGVDDSGHSGSLHDRKPLRWHGEVFPERVRRLLATASDADHALAEAALSERRATERAKAASAYLVPARADWVDEAITALATHRGSQWPRLLQSVGSLDQLRALLDAGAPRFLLQYPWISATLADAIGPDFAPEMAELLGKGPESFVFDRVIEVFQQVTTPAVVDALLAHRDVKRVGTALLELGRKHPELLLDRLAASPHADLLEGHLRRHHDLAARADLPEPAARIAERVLAEHAAVPVADPADLPPFLVDPPWRAGRASAALPVVALPEPTHRAVRWRDGERESWGAPTRFLPSGPRDWPVELKAFLAGGMPEYRRQELFAAGPVDELRPLLPDLVLDPKRWDTDEFGMFLVARFGVDAVPPVLTLVGAEAKYADALLPLESVEVARLVAARLQRPRSTAARYAAWLRRHPGQAARLLLPDALGAPGAGRDAAEEVLRRHPDHARVAAAEHTPEAVAAVEALLAVDPLDLVPAKPPVPGAWCEVTALPRLLLRDGRALPDESVRHVTTMLAMTGPDTHYAGLDALRELCDPASLVEFAWAVFELWTLNAMPAKDSWALTALGVLGDDRVVRRLEPLIRAWPGQSQHHNAVRGLDVLARIGTDTALIALNGVAQRVKFAGLKGRAEGKVAEIAEDLGLTGEQLADRLVPAFGLDEESALVLDYGPRRFTVGFDESLRPFVLDGAGKRLKSLPKPGAKDDPELAPAASKRFGQLKKDVRTVASLQIARLEAAMVEGRRWSAAEFRDFLVGHPLVVHLVRRLVWVVDGGGAFRVAEDRGFADARDEAVVLPDDARVGVAHPVHLGDEVAEWRGLFEDYTILQPFSQLDRPVRALAEGEAGARSLDRFVGAVITTTLPALRKRRWELGPPLDAGIISTLHRPLPGGGVVNVQLDHGMGREEWHNWHGEGFRSVTLQGVDAFGELDPVTVSELLDELIVMTAERAEGE; via the coding sequence GTGGCAGAACCGGGCAACCCGCCCCAGCGGGCGTTCACCGTTCCCAAGCCGTGGTGGAAGCACGTCCACCCGCGCCGGGGTGGGGGCGTGCCCAGCAAGGTCAAGGTCACCGAGGCCGGCGCCGCCGAGGGCAGGGCGATGCTGGCGACCGCGCTGGGGCGCACCGAGGGCGCCTTCGCGCACCCCGTCAGCGACCCGGCGCTCGTGCGCGCCGCCCGCGAGCACCTCGGCGGCGCGTCGAACCCGGTCGGCGCGGCGGCGGTGGCCGCGCTGGCCGCCGACGGCGTGCAGGCGCACGTGGTCGACGCCTGGGTCCACGACCACGGGCTCGCGTTCGCGGCCTGCGCCGCGCTGGAGTCGGGCGACCTGGCCGCCGTGGCGCAGCGCTACGGCGACGAGTCGGCCGCGCTCGTCCGCCTCGGCGTCGACGACTCCGGCCACAGCGGCTCGCTGCACGACCGCAAGCCGCTGCGGTGGCACGGCGAGGTGTTCCCCGAGCGCGTCCGCAGGCTGCTCGCCACGGCTTCGGACGCCGACCACGCGCTCGCCGAGGCCGCGCTGTCCGAGCGCCGCGCCACCGAGCGCGCCAAGGCGGCCTCCGCCTACCTCGTGCCCGCGCGGGCGGACTGGGTCGACGAGGCGATCACCGCGCTGGCCACCCACCGCGGCAGCCAGTGGCCCCGGCTCCTGCAGTCGGTCGGGTCCCTCGACCAGCTGCGCGCCCTGCTCGACGCGGGCGCGCCCCGCTTCCTCCTCCAGTACCCCTGGATCAGCGCCACCCTCGCCGACGCGATCGGCCCCGACTTCGCCCCGGAGATGGCCGAGCTGCTGGGCAAGGGGCCGGAGTCGTTCGTGTTCGACCGGGTCATCGAGGTCTTCCAGCAGGTCACCACCCCGGCCGTGGTCGACGCGCTCCTGGCGCACCGGGACGTCAAGCGGGTCGGGACCGCCCTGCTGGAGCTGGGCCGCAAGCACCCCGAGCTGCTGCTCGACCGGCTCGCCGCCTCCCCGCACGCCGACCTGCTGGAGGGGCACCTGCGGCGTCACCACGACCTCGCCGCCCGCGCCGACCTGCCGGAACCGGCCGCCCGGATCGCCGAGCGGGTGCTCGCCGAGCACGCCGCCGTGCCGGTCGCGGACCCGGCCGACCTGCCGCCGTTCCTGGTCGACCCGCCCTGGCGGGCCGGGCGCGCGTCCGCCGCGCTCCCGGTGGTCGCGCTGCCCGAGCCGACGCACCGGGCCGTGCGGTGGCGCGACGGCGAGCGGGAGAGCTGGGGCGCGCCCACCCGCTTCCTGCCCTCCGGACCCCGCGACTGGCCGGTGGAGCTGAAGGCGTTCCTGGCCGGTGGGATGCCCGAGTACCGCAGGCAGGAGCTGTTCGCGGCCGGGCCGGTGGACGAGCTGCGCCCCCTGCTGCCGGACCTGGTGCTCGACCCGAAGCGGTGGGACACGGACGAGTTCGGCATGTTCCTGGTGGCCCGCTTCGGCGTCGACGCCGTCCCGCCCGTGCTGACGCTGGTGGGCGCCGAGGCAAAGTACGCCGACGCGCTGCTGCCGCTGGAGTCCGTCGAGGTGGCCCGGCTGGTCGCGGCCCGCCTGCAGCGGCCCAGGAGCACCGCCGCCCGGTACGCGGCCTGGCTGCGCCGCCACCCAGGGCAGGCCGCGCGCCTGCTGCTGCCCGACGCGCTCGGCGCGCCCGGAGCAGGCAGGGACGCCGCCGAGGAGGTGCTGCGCCGCCACCCCGACCACGCCCGCGTGGCCGCCGCCGAGCACACCCCCGAGGCCGTCGCGGCCGTGGAGGCGCTGCTCGCCGTCGACCCGCTGGACCTGGTGCCCGCGAAGCCGCCCGTGCCCGGAGCGTGGTGCGAGGTGACCGCCCTGCCCAGGCTGCTGCTGCGCGACGGCCGCGCGCTGCCCGACGAGTCGGTGCGGCACGTGACCACGATGCTCGCCATGACCGGCCCCGACACCCACTACGCCGGGCTGGACGCGCTGCGGGAGCTGTGCGACCCGGCGTCCCTGGTGGAGTTCGCGTGGGCGGTGTTCGAGCTCTGGACGCTCAACGCCATGCCCGCCAAGGACTCCTGGGCGCTGACCGCGCTGGGCGTGCTCGGCGACGACCGCGTGGTGCGGCGCCTGGAACCGCTGATCCGGGCGTGGCCGGGGCAGTCGCAGCACCACAACGCCGTGCGCGGGCTCGACGTGCTGGCCAGGATCGGCACCGACACCGCCCTGATCGCGCTCAACGGCGTCGCGCAGCGCGTGAAGTTCGCCGGTCTCAAGGGGCGCGCCGAGGGCAAGGTCGCGGAGATCGCCGAGGACCTCGGGCTGACCGGCGAGCAGCTGGCCGACCGGCTCGTCCCCGCGTTCGGCCTGGACGAGGAGTCCGCGCTGGTCCTGGACTACGGGCCGCGCCGGTTCACCGTGGGCTTCGACGAGTCGCTGCGCCCGTTCGTGCTGGACGGGGCGGGCAAGCGGCTCAAGTCGCTGCCCAAGCCCGGCGCGAAGGACGACCCGGAGCTGGCGCCCGCGGCGAGCAAGCGGTTCGGGCAGCTGAAGAAGGACGTGCGGACGGTGGCGTCGCTGCAGATCGCCCGCCTGGAGGCGGCGATGGTGGAGGGGAGGCGGTGGAGCGCGGCGGAGTTCCGCGACTTCCTGGTGGGGCACCCGCTGGTGGTGCACCTGGTGCGGCGGCTGGTGTGGGTGGTCGACGGCGGCGGGGCGTTCCGGGTCGCGGAGGATCGGGGGTTCGCGGACGCGCGCGACGAGGCGGTGGTCCTGCCCGACGACGCGCGGGTGGGCGTGGCGCACCCGGTGCACCTGGGCGACGAGGTCGCGGAGTGGCGCGGGCTGTTCGAGGACTACACCATCCTGCAACCGTTCTCCCAGCTGGACCGACCGGTGCGCGCGCTCGCCGAGGGGGAGGCCGGGGCGCGCTCGCTGGACCGCTTCGTCGGCGCGGTGATCACCACGACCCTGCCCGCCCTGCGCAAGCGCCGCTGGGAGCTGGGTCCACCCCTGGACGCGGGCATCATCTCGACCCTGCACCGCCCGCTGCCGGGCGGGGGAGTGGTGAACGTGCAGCTGGACCACGGTATGGGCCGCGAGGAGTGGCACAACTGGCACGGCGAGGGGTTCCGGTCGGTGACGTTGCAGGGCGTGGACGCGTTCGGCGAACTGGACCCGGTGACGGTGTCTGAGCTGCTGGACGAGCTGATCGTGATGACGGCGGAACGGGCGGAGGGGGAGTAG
- a CDS encoding MalY/PatB family protein, translated as MSGDDVDVPNPLTGLSPERLRARTSEKWRTFPDDVLPVFVAEMDVDLAAPVVRAIADAVALGDTGYPAGGAYAEALDGFARERWGWAGVVAGRVSPVADVMRGVLEVLDVLSSASDAVVVSSPVYPPFFQFVAHTGRRVVEAPLGVDGRIGFAALEEAFRVAGAHGSRPVFLLCNPHNPTGAVHRAEELAEVAALAERFGVRVVSDEIHAPLVLPGARFTPYLSVPGAERGFAVLSASKAWNLAGLKAAVVVAGAGAEEELGLFPEWVKEGPSHLGVIAHAAALREGGAWLDALLAGLDANRRLLGELVAEELPGVRYAPGEGTYLAWLDCRGLGLGDDPAAGFLERGRVALTSGTGFGTGGAGHARLNLATSPEVLTEAVRRMAAAVRVG; from the coding sequence GTGAGCGGCGATGACGTGGACGTGCCGAACCCGTTGACCGGGCTCTCCCCCGAGCGGCTCCGGGCGCGCACGAGCGAGAAGTGGCGCACCTTCCCCGACGACGTGCTGCCGGTGTTCGTCGCGGAGATGGACGTCGACCTCGCGGCGCCGGTCGTGCGGGCGATCGCCGACGCCGTCGCGCTCGGCGACACCGGGTACCCGGCGGGCGGGGCGTACGCCGAGGCGCTGGACGGGTTCGCCCGCGAGCGGTGGGGGTGGGCCGGTGTCGTGGCCGGGCGGGTGTCGCCGGTCGCCGACGTGATGCGCGGGGTGCTGGAGGTGCTCGACGTGCTCTCGTCGGCCTCGGACGCCGTGGTGGTCAGCAGTCCGGTCTACCCGCCCTTCTTCCAGTTCGTCGCGCACACCGGCAGGCGGGTGGTGGAGGCGCCGCTGGGGGTGGACGGGCGGATCGGGTTCGCGGCGCTGGAGGAGGCGTTCCGGGTGGCGGGCGCGCACGGGTCGCGGCCGGTGTTCCTGCTGTGCAACCCGCACAACCCGACCGGGGCGGTGCACCGGGCCGAGGAGCTGGCCGAGGTCGCGGCGCTGGCCGAGCGGTTCGGGGTGCGGGTGGTGTCGGACGAGATCCACGCGCCGCTGGTGCTGCCGGGGGCGCGGTTCACGCCCTACCTGAGCGTGCCGGGGGCGGAGCGGGGGTTCGCGGTGCTGTCGGCGTCGAAGGCGTGGAACCTGGCCGGGCTGAAGGCGGCGGTGGTGGTGGCCGGGGCGGGGGCGGAGGAGGAGCTGGGGCTGTTCCCCGAGTGGGTCAAGGAGGGGCCCAGCCACCTCGGGGTGATCGCGCACGCCGCCGCGCTGCGGGAGGGTGGGGCGTGGTTGGACGCGCTGCTGGCGGGGCTGGACGCGAACCGGCGGCTGCTCGGGGAGCTGGTGGCGGAGGAGCTGCCGGGGGTGCGGTACGCGCCGGGCGAGGGGACTTATCTGGCGTGGCTGGACTGCCGGGGCTTGGGGTTGGGCGACGACCCGGCCGCGGGGTTCCTGGAGCGCGGGCGGGTGGCGCTGACGTCGGGGACGGGGTTCGGCACGGGCGGCGCGGGGCACGCGCGGCTGAACCTGGCCACGTCACCGGAAGTGCTCACCGAAGCGGTCCGGCGGATGGCGGCGGCGGTGCGGGTGGGTTGA
- a CDS encoding alpha/beta hydrolase, translated as MRARSRSGESPVNGFGTSTSSPLTPPRVLPGPPPPRLLAATVTALAATALTTACADTPEPAQPRQPFALTPCADLPDLPDLPTAQCGSITVPLDRANPGGPGTSTLDFSGHLYAQGLAIGECGEQLGDRSPQHSTTTAAVADDIRAGPGIEKLDLFGDSYGTFLMATHAQRHPERTASAVLSGAYSVTGRTEGAMGAAALRRAITLVRERTRQCDGPTALADLSAPATALRAAPSTVDVELNGSARQVPLDGRQLAGAVGKAFSSAPDPEVQVGVATPAPAARSGDLTAIRALVTRYLTTEVETAAAGVRACTVAADWSVSCHDYPEPFAGDDNDNDREAAYERGLAALDDADFAPSSAEAWSTRGSYDSGACLKWPHAPSRGAPFQAGAPMSNAPVLVLSGDLDANTPVEAGRQAAAQFPDAEVVEIPDDGHTPSVSEGGMVRILEFYAAR; from the coding sequence GTGCGCGCCCGGAGCCGCTCGGGGGAGAGCCCGGTCAACGGGTTCGGCACGTCCACGTCATCGCCGCTCACCCCGCCGAGGGTACTGCCGGGGCCACCCCCGCCCCGCCTCCTCGCCGCCACCGTCACCGCGCTGGCCGCCACCGCCCTCACCACCGCCTGCGCCGACACCCCCGAACCCGCCCAGCCCCGGCAGCCCTTCGCCCTGACCCCCTGCGCCGACCTGCCGGACCTGCCGGACCTGCCCACCGCCCAGTGCGGCAGCATCACCGTCCCGCTCGACCGCGCCAACCCCGGCGGCCCCGGCACCTCCACCCTCGACTTCTCGGGCCACCTCTACGCCCAGGGCCTCGCCATCGGCGAGTGCGGCGAGCAGCTCGGCGACCGCTCCCCGCAGCACAGCACCACCACCGCCGCCGTCGCCGACGACATCCGCGCCGGACCGGGCATCGAGAAGCTGGACCTGTTCGGCGACTCCTACGGCACGTTCCTGATGGCCACCCACGCCCAGCGCCACCCCGAGCGCACCGCGTCCGCGGTCCTGTCCGGCGCCTACTCGGTCACCGGGCGCACCGAGGGCGCGATGGGCGCCGCCGCCCTGCGCCGCGCCATCACCCTGGTCCGCGAGCGCACCCGGCAGTGCGACGGCCCCACCGCCCTCGCCGACCTCTCCGCGCCGGCCACCGCCCTGCGCGCCGCTCCATCCACTGTGGACGTCGAGCTGAACGGCTCCGCCCGCCAGGTCCCGCTGGACGGGCGGCAGCTCGCGGGCGCGGTCGGCAAGGCGTTCTCCAGCGCCCCGGACCCCGAGGTCCAGGTGGGCGTCGCCACCCCCGCGCCCGCCGCGCGGTCCGGTGACCTGACCGCGATCCGCGCCCTGGTCACCCGCTACCTCACCACCGAGGTCGAGACCGCCGCGGCCGGTGTCCGGGCCTGCACCGTCGCCGCCGACTGGTCCGTCAGCTGCCACGACTACCCGGAGCCCTTCGCGGGCGACGACAACGACAACGACCGCGAGGCGGCCTACGAGCGCGGCCTGGCCGCGCTGGACGACGCCGACTTCGCCCCCTCCTCCGCCGAGGCCTGGAGCACCCGAGGCTCCTACGACTCCGGCGCCTGCCTGAAGTGGCCGCACGCCCCGAGCCGGGGCGCCCCGTTCCAGGCGGGCGCACCGATGTCGAACGCCCCGGTGCTCGTCCTCAGCGGCGATCTGGACGCCAACACCCCGGTCGAAGCGGGCAGGCAGGCCGCCGCGCAGTTCCCCGACGCCGAGGTGGTCGAGATCCCCGACGACGGGCACACGCCGTCGGTCAGCGAGGGCGGCATGGTCCGCATCCTGGAGTTCTACGCGGCGCGATGA
- a CDS encoding sensor histidine kinase: MAGRCTSDRIAFLEEVKRKRRDAEEQVARALAEERGALARELHDTISHHVSAIGVHAGADRLPDSLDVAAYRVAQELLTNALRHGDGERVELRITQSAAELVVSVVNGVRPGPPAHGTRRGLDGVRRRAALFGGGVVCGPGGGSWRATATFPPEATPRRRSWPPGRPPGCCC; the protein is encoded by the coding sequence GTGGCCGGCCGCTGCACCTCCGACCGGATCGCGTTCCTGGAGGAGGTCAAGCGCAAGCGGCGCGACGCCGAGGAGCAGGTGGCCCGCGCGCTCGCCGAGGAGCGCGGCGCACTGGCCCGCGAGCTGCACGACACGATCTCGCACCACGTCAGCGCCATCGGCGTGCACGCCGGCGCGGACCGGCTGCCGGACTCGCTGGACGTGGCCGCCTACCGGGTCGCGCAGGAGCTGCTCACCAACGCGCTGCGGCACGGGGACGGCGAGCGCGTGGAGCTGCGGATCACCCAGAGCGCCGCCGAGCTGGTGGTGTCCGTGGTCAACGGCGTGCGCCCCGGCCCGCCCGCGCACGGCACCCGCCGGGGGCTGGACGGGGTGCGGCGCCGCGCGGCACTGTTCGGCGGCGGCGTGGTGTGCGGGCCCGGGGGCGGCTCGTGGCGCGCCACGGCCACGTTCCCCCCGGAGGCGACGCCACGGCGGCGATCCTGGCCGCCGGGTCGGCCACCAGGGTGCTGCTGCTGA